In a single window of the Spodoptera frugiperda isolate SF20-4 chromosome 19, AGI-APGP_CSIRO_Sfru_2.0, whole genome shotgun sequence genome:
- the LOC118281129 gene encoding M-phase inducer phosphatase isoform X1, which translates to MWGESSKNCEINCQCSGLITENFKINSGNNATKRKQEDSLTNNFKIKMNPHTLDFSKSPISPIYTPTKRRILGEIQIPKSPLDRLKSPLTNSPKHTQQFKSPLQAINSPLLNRTSPFLNQHSPITVKSSPLSTRVKRSRITKVMEERSKFRMANKENDPPLMSETFVKLDVEEETRDFLFGNRFESTREKVTNWSSTKLDFSHTIQKSPKQDSYVPEKEITQDLDEIDTLHDLEQEFEADNFDECTKYEIISTDSPDIISRGRTTSSRKVCSRNFVFGAPLADEEASTSFNKPTVSATRMLNFDDEEFDFPSPVVKRQAAKKSLKFTETPTKLTHEKSDSSIGSMSLSQSPVTKMYTTESTTSMESGFISELEEPFLEIDESNSPKVENFNDLISGQIKSNVANVTQEKTFLRRPLNRSLSYNPESRARVSLFSILENPNIQRNKKRVERSENEVANKRRRSNCHSPIPELSERPQRPVLQRAYSENNALIMSAMARSIVDPDLIGDFSVPYALPLTEGDHSDLKSISCDTLAGLLRGEFDNVISDYQIIDCRYPYEYEGGHIMNAINYYTPSHIMKLVDQPAPERKAGSRRSILVFHCEFSIERGPKLSRFLRSSDRAKNKDRYPFLSYPEIYLLYGGYQAFHRSQPDLCAPFGYTPMRDPKHAASLREHRQHR; encoded by the exons ATGTGGGGAGAAAGCAGTAAAAACTGTGAAATTAACTGCCAGTGTTCTGG TTTAATCACCGAAAACTTCAAGATCAACTCCGGCAACAATGCTACGAAGAGAAAACAAGAAGACTCATTAACaaacaactttaaaattaaaatgaaccCACACACATTGGACTTCTCAAAGTCACCAATATCTCCAATCTACACACCGACCAAACGAAGAATCCTCGGAGAGATACAAATCCCCAAATCCCCACTTGACAGACTAAAATCCCCACTAACGAACTCACCGAAACATACACAACAGTTCAAGTCTCCGTTACAAGCGATAAACTCACCGTTACTCAACAGAACTTCACCGTTCCTTAATCAGCATTCACCGATAACAGTGAAGAGTTCTCCGTTGTCTACTAGGGTCAAACGGTCAAGGATTACTAAAGTTATGGAGGAAAGGAGTAAGTTTAGGATGGCTAACAAAGAGAATGATCCTCCGTTGATGAGTGAGACGTTTGTTAAGTTGGACGTTGAGGAGGAGACGAGGGATTTCCTCTTCGGTAACAGATTTGAGTCTACGAGGGAGAAGGTCACTAATTGGTCTAGTACTAAG CTGGACTTCAGCCACACAATCCAGAAATCACCAAAACAGGACAGCTACGTGCCTGAAAAGGAAATCACACAAGACCTAGACGAGATAGACACCCTACATGACCTAGAGCAAGAATTTGAAGCGGACAACTTCGATGAATGCAccaaatatgaaattatttccACGGACAGCCCAGACATCATATCTAGAGGCCGGACAACGTCCTCAAGAAAGGTCTGCTCAAGGAACTTTGTCTTCGGAGCACCCTTGGCTGATGAAGAAGCCTCCACCAGCTTCAACAAGCCCACCGTCTCCGCTACAAGAATGCTGAACTTTGACGATGAAGAATTTGACTTCCCTTCCCCGGTAGTCAAAAGACAAGCTgccaaaaaatctttaaaattcaCCGAAACACCTACAAAATTGACACATGAGAAAAGTGACTCAAGTATTGGTTCTATGTCTTTAAGCCAATCTCCGGTCACTAAGATGTATACAACGGAATCTACAACTTCAATGGAAAGCGGTTTCATATCTGAATTGGAAGAACCGTTCTTAGAAATTGATGAGTCAAATTCTCCAAAAGTTGAAAATTTCAACGATCTGATCTCCGGTCAGATAAAGTCAAATGTTGCTAACGTTACTCAAGAAAAAACGTTTCTACGGAGACCTTTGAACAGGAGTTTGAGCTACAACCCTGAGAGTAGAGCAAGAGTATCTCTATTCTCTATTCTGGAGAATCCTAATATACAGAGAAATAAGAAGAGAGTAGAACGGAGTGAGAATGAAGTCGCTAACAAGAGAAGACGGTCAAACTGCCACAGTCCTATACCGGAGTTGAGTGAACGGCCTCAGAGACCGGTGCTGCAGCGAGCTTATTCAGAGAATAATGCTCTTATCATGTCTGCGATGGCTCGAT CAATCGTAGATCCGGACTTAATAGGCGACTTCTCGGTGCCCTACGCCCTCCCTCTCACTGAGGGAGATCACTCCGACCTGAAGAGTATTTCCTGCGACACCCTCGCCGGGCTACTGAGGGGAGAGTTTGATAATGTCATTAGTGATTATCag ATAATCGACTGCCGCTACCCGTACGAGTATGAAGGCGGCCATATAATGAACGCTATAAACTACTACACTCCCTCTCACATCATGAAGTTGGTGGACCAGCCGGCGCCCGAGAGGAAGGCGGGCTCGAGGAGGAGTATACTCGTGTTCCACTGCGAATTCTCTATTGAGAGGGGACCTAAGCT CTCAAGATTTCTCCGCTCATCAGACAGAGCAAAGAACAAGGATCGCTACCCGTTCCTCAGCTATCCTGAGATATACCTCCTCTACGGAGGATACCAGGCCTTCCATCGGTCACAACCTGACCTCTGCGCTCCATTCGGATACACGCCAATGAGAGATCCCAAGCATGCTGCCTCATTAAGGGAACATAGGCAGCATCGGTAA
- the LOC118281129 gene encoding M-phase inducer phosphatase isoform X2 — MNPHTLDFSKSPISPIYTPTKRRILGEIQIPKSPLDRLKSPLTNSPKHTQQFKSPLQAINSPLLNRTSPFLNQHSPITVKSSPLSTRVKRSRITKVMEERSKFRMANKENDPPLMSETFVKLDVEEETRDFLFGNRFESTREKVTNWSSTKLDFSHTIQKSPKQDSYVPEKEITQDLDEIDTLHDLEQEFEADNFDECTKYEIISTDSPDIISRGRTTSSRKVCSRNFVFGAPLADEEASTSFNKPTVSATRMLNFDDEEFDFPSPVVKRQAAKKSLKFTETPTKLTHEKSDSSIGSMSLSQSPVTKMYTTESTTSMESGFISELEEPFLEIDESNSPKVENFNDLISGQIKSNVANVTQEKTFLRRPLNRSLSYNPESRARVSLFSILENPNIQRNKKRVERSENEVANKRRRSNCHSPIPELSERPQRPVLQRAYSENNALIMSAMARSIVDPDLIGDFSVPYALPLTEGDHSDLKSISCDTLAGLLRGEFDNVISDYQIIDCRYPYEYEGGHIMNAINYYTPSHIMKLVDQPAPERKAGSRRSILVFHCEFSIERGPKLSRFLRSSDRAKNKDRYPFLSYPEIYLLYGGYQAFHRSQPDLCAPFGYTPMRDPKHAASLREHRQHR, encoded by the exons atgaaccCACACACATTGGACTTCTCAAAGTCACCAATATCTCCAATCTACACACCGACCAAACGAAGAATCCTCGGAGAGATACAAATCCCCAAATCCCCACTTGACAGACTAAAATCCCCACTAACGAACTCACCGAAACATACACAACAGTTCAAGTCTCCGTTACAAGCGATAAACTCACCGTTACTCAACAGAACTTCACCGTTCCTTAATCAGCATTCACCGATAACAGTGAAGAGTTCTCCGTTGTCTACTAGGGTCAAACGGTCAAGGATTACTAAAGTTATGGAGGAAAGGAGTAAGTTTAGGATGGCTAACAAAGAGAATGATCCTCCGTTGATGAGTGAGACGTTTGTTAAGTTGGACGTTGAGGAGGAGACGAGGGATTTCCTCTTCGGTAACAGATTTGAGTCTACGAGGGAGAAGGTCACTAATTGGTCTAGTACTAAG CTGGACTTCAGCCACACAATCCAGAAATCACCAAAACAGGACAGCTACGTGCCTGAAAAGGAAATCACACAAGACCTAGACGAGATAGACACCCTACATGACCTAGAGCAAGAATTTGAAGCGGACAACTTCGATGAATGCAccaaatatgaaattatttccACGGACAGCCCAGACATCATATCTAGAGGCCGGACAACGTCCTCAAGAAAGGTCTGCTCAAGGAACTTTGTCTTCGGAGCACCCTTGGCTGATGAAGAAGCCTCCACCAGCTTCAACAAGCCCACCGTCTCCGCTACAAGAATGCTGAACTTTGACGATGAAGAATTTGACTTCCCTTCCCCGGTAGTCAAAAGACAAGCTgccaaaaaatctttaaaattcaCCGAAACACCTACAAAATTGACACATGAGAAAAGTGACTCAAGTATTGGTTCTATGTCTTTAAGCCAATCTCCGGTCACTAAGATGTATACAACGGAATCTACAACTTCAATGGAAAGCGGTTTCATATCTGAATTGGAAGAACCGTTCTTAGAAATTGATGAGTCAAATTCTCCAAAAGTTGAAAATTTCAACGATCTGATCTCCGGTCAGATAAAGTCAAATGTTGCTAACGTTACTCAAGAAAAAACGTTTCTACGGAGACCTTTGAACAGGAGTTTGAGCTACAACCCTGAGAGTAGAGCAAGAGTATCTCTATTCTCTATTCTGGAGAATCCTAATATACAGAGAAATAAGAAGAGAGTAGAACGGAGTGAGAATGAAGTCGCTAACAAGAGAAGACGGTCAAACTGCCACAGTCCTATACCGGAGTTGAGTGAACGGCCTCAGAGACCGGTGCTGCAGCGAGCTTATTCAGAGAATAATGCTCTTATCATGTCTGCGATGGCTCGAT CAATCGTAGATCCGGACTTAATAGGCGACTTCTCGGTGCCCTACGCCCTCCCTCTCACTGAGGGAGATCACTCCGACCTGAAGAGTATTTCCTGCGACACCCTCGCCGGGCTACTGAGGGGAGAGTTTGATAATGTCATTAGTGATTATCag ATAATCGACTGCCGCTACCCGTACGAGTATGAAGGCGGCCATATAATGAACGCTATAAACTACTACACTCCCTCTCACATCATGAAGTTGGTGGACCAGCCGGCGCCCGAGAGGAAGGCGGGCTCGAGGAGGAGTATACTCGTGTTCCACTGCGAATTCTCTATTGAGAGGGGACCTAAGCT CTCAAGATTTCTCCGCTCATCAGACAGAGCAAAGAACAAGGATCGCTACCCGTTCCTCAGCTATCCTGAGATATACCTCCTCTACGGAGGATACCAGGCCTTCCATCGGTCACAACCTGACCTCTGCGCTCCATTCGGATACACGCCAATGAGAGATCCCAAGCATGCTGCCTCATTAAGGGAACATAGGCAGCATCGGTAA